A genomic segment from Pelobates fuscus isolate aPelFus1 chromosome 7, aPelFus1.pri, whole genome shotgun sequence encodes:
- the LOC134568703 gene encoding zinc finger protein 853-like, with product MELLKVLGLSQDLEQQEMELLKVLGQSQDLEQQEMGLLKVLGQSQDLEKQEMELLKVLGLSQDLEKQEMELLKVLGVPQDLEQQILELLKVLGVPQDLEQQELELCIYHQQLQVQVEKMCPCQATSSPSLS from the exons ATGGAACTACTAAAGGTTCTGGGACTGTCACAGGACCTGGAGCAACAGGAAATGGAACTACTAAAGGTTCTGGGACAGTCACAGGATCTGGAGCAACAGGAAATGGGACTACTAAAGGTTCTGGGACAGTCACAGGATCTGGAGAAACAGGAAATGGAACTACTAAAGGTTCTGGGACTGTCACAGGATCTGGAGAAACAGGAAATGGAACTACTAAAGGTTCTGGGAGTGCCACAGGATCTGGAGCAACAGATACTGGAACTACTAAAGGTTCTGGGAGTGCCACAGGATCTGGAGCAACAGGAACTGGAACTATGCATATATCACCAACAGTTGCag GTGCAAGTGGAGAAAATGTGTCCATGCCAGGCTACGTCATCGCCATCATTGTCCTGA